Proteins encoded together in one Triticum dicoccoides isolate Atlit2015 ecotype Zavitan chromosome 7B, WEW_v2.0, whole genome shotgun sequence window:
- the LOC119339252 gene encoding uncharacterized protein LOC119339252 yields the protein MCTRDSHLWRARCPMICFFAVEWHFVDRVARQFGKRQGIPIEESKEEMLSLHRFDRRNNQDISDWANKHRAWIEIWNQRDTLVQSENRPHNQSAYQKYQVWYADRYRLKLKPGWTHEEWSELVSEDPETAEGYHTFNTAVRDTRGAHVDYAPMHDEMGRELLLCVNDANVALSHPPGGALSERTLRSTMEKFKKRFHKMAAMLSCHGAQSSDVYAPGSRAARANKRRYVQNEEDIEEEVNEEEPAHQEEPTHHDEHEYDATHQEDHEYDVDAPQPSQVTQPIQGNARSKKGKAIAKTPGQKGRKKIWNTQFHSPEYPHQFMPAGMQRYKSNIDAEAEEASEEEEHEASEEEEHTLADIVKRGRKK from the exons ATGTGCACGCGTGATAGCCATCTTTGGCGGGCGAGGtgcccaatgatatgcttcttcgcagtcgagtggcactttgtagaccgtgtggcaagacaatttggaaaaagacaaggtattccaattgaggagagcaaggaggaaatgctatctctgcatcg GTTCGATCGAAGGAACAATCAGGATATATCGGATTGGGCAAACAAACACCGTGCGTGGATAGAAATTTGGAATCAAAGAGACACGTTAGTGCAATCAGAGAATAGACCTCACAATCAGTCAGCATATCAGAAGTATCAAGTGTGGTATGCGGATCGTTACCGGTTAAAGCTGAAGCCAGGTTGGACTCACGAGGAGTGGTCGGAGTTggtgtctgaagacccggagactgcagaaggttatcataccttcaacacggctgtgagagacaccagaggggctcaTGTTGACTACGCACCGATGCATGACGAAATG GGCAGAGAGTTGCTTCTGTGCGTCAACGATGCCAATGTTGCACTGAGTCATCCACCTGGTGGTGCATTATCTGAGAGGACTCTTAGGAGCACGATGGAG AAGTTCAAGAAGCGGTTCCATAAGATGGCAGCTATGCTTTCTTGCCATGGTGCTCAGTCCAGTGACGTGTATGCACCAGGTAGCCGCGCCGCCAGAGCTAATAAACGGCGTTATGTCCAGAACGAAGAGGACATAGAGGAGGAGGTCAATGAAGAGGAGCCAGCACATCAAGAGGAGCCAACACATCATGATGAGCATGAGTatgatgcaacacatcaagaggatcatgagtatgatgttgatgctccacaaccatcACAGGTTACACAACCGATACAAGGCAATGCCCGCTCTAAAAAAGGCAAAGCAATAGCTAAGACACCGGGCCAGAAAGGTAGAAAGAAGATATGGAacactcaattccatagtccggagtatccTCATCAATTTATGCCTGCGGGAATGCAAAGATATAAGTCCAACATTGATGCAGAGGCGGAGGAGGCTAGCGAAGAGGAGGAGCATGAGGCTAGCGAAGAGGAGGAGCATACACTTGCAGATATCGTGAAGAGAGGAAGGAAGAAGTGA
- the LOC119339253 gene encoding uncharacterized protein LOC119339253 yields MASSGSRTRPPCADQEDMPKTWLEASLDKKKEKDVPTPPCWCGDVCKLKVSTDRNKSWTEGRRFFVCPNYAHDRRRPTNAYDIPPSPPPLCKYFTWIDHEVPKDIQEDQRADWLRRQRLFEESYARGLERERREKEARERKKREQERARKEKAARQEERASKLARARDARDEDEARDKKGKWPRTTQ; encoded by the exons atggcttcatccggttccaggaCGAGGCCACCGTGCGCGGACCAAGAGGACATGCCGAAGACGTGGTTGGAGGCCAGTTtggacaagaagaaggagaaggatgtgCCCACACCACCATGTTGGTGTGGTGATGTTTGCAAGCTGAAGGTGTCCACTGACCGCAACAAGTCATGGACAGAAGGTAGAAGGTTTTTCGTGTGTCCCAACTATGCACATGATCGTCGAAGGCCAACTAACGCATATGACATACCACCG TCCCCTCCTCCACTTTGCAAGTACTTCACTTGGATAGATCACGAGGTACCAAAAGATATCCAAGAGGACCAACGTGCAGATTGGTTACGGAGGCAGCGCCTATTCGAGGAGTCCTATGCACGGGGATTGGAGCGGGAGCGTCGTGAGAAGGAGGCTCGTGAGCGCAAGAAGCGTGAGCAAGAGAGGGCACGCAAAGAGAAGGCGGCTCGTCAAGAAGAGAGGGCAAGCAAACTTGCAAGGGCTCGCGATGCACGAGACGAGGACgaggcacgtgacaagaagggaaAGTGGCCCCGGACTACTCAGTAG